A portion of the Lolium rigidum isolate FL_2022 chromosome 1, APGP_CSIRO_Lrig_0.1, whole genome shotgun sequence genome contains these proteins:
- the LOC124685448 gene encoding uncharacterized protein LOC124685448: MASVQCEMKDVQLTLEEKACLDEMIKQAERSLEPHELLAGALNNQTVGPLSIVATKIFAGQVVRNFPNPLCNLDGFAMSGTFATGVKAAVVYSAKNKAGVECGWLLAFNDANNSVGVRVFAECGLKGKFRNINWAQVEQKLEKSGTIAKAHDLETGTSLYAGICGPTGKSAAGAVFLG, from the exons ATGGCATCAGTCCAGTGTGAGATGAAGGATGTGCAACTCACTTTGGAGGAGAAAGCATGTTTAGATGAGATGATCAAGCAAGCTGAGCGTTCCTTGGAGCCTCATGAACTGTTAGCGGGTGCTTTGAACAATCAAACAGTGGGCCCCCTGAGCATTGTGGCTACCAAGATATTTGCAGGACAGGTTGTCAGAAACTTCCCCAATCCTCTTTGCAATTTGGATGGGTTCGCCATGTCAGGCACGTTCGCGACAGGTGTCAAGGCTGCTGTGGTGTATTCCGCCAAAAACAAAGCTGGTGTTGAATGTGGATGGCTCCTTGCTTTTAACGATGCCAACAATTCTGTTGGAGTGAGG GTATTTGCTGAATGTGGCCTTAAAGGTAAATTCCGCAACATCAATTGGGCACAAGTTGAACAGAAACTGGAGAAATCTGGGACAATTGCTAAGGCGCATGACTTGGAGACTGGAACCTCACTCTATGCTGGCATTTGTGGCCCTACCGGGAAATCTGCTGCTGGTGCAGTATTCCTTGGTTAA